Proteins encoded in a region of the Streptomyces sp. NBC_00310 genome:
- a CDS encoding nucleotide pyrophosphatase/phosphodiesterase family protein, whose product MTPPRPEAGPTPLLVLDVVGLTPRLLDHMPRLKALGQSGSRAPLGTVLPAVTCAAQSTFLTGTLPAEHGIVGNGWYFRELGDVLLWRQHNGLVAGDKLWDAARRAHPGYTVANICWWYAMGADTDLTVTPRPIYYSDGRKEPDCYTRPPALHDELTAELGTFPLFHFWGPGADLVSSRWIIDATRHIIRTRHPDLALCYLPHLDYDLQRFGPDDPRSLKAAADLDRAVAPLLDDARAEGRTVVALSEYGITRVDRPVDINRALRRAGLLDVHTQDGMEYLDPMASRAFAVADHQIAHVYVRRPEDLEATREALAELPGIDRLLDDEGKKAHHLDHPRSGEFVAVAEPDAWFTYYYWLDDDRAPDFARTVEIHRKPGYDPVELFMDPLDPYVKLKAATALARKKLGLRYRMAVVPLDPSPIRGSHGRLPTSDDDGPLIICSTPRAVGDRVAATDVKALLLRLAGLS is encoded by the coding sequence GTGACGCCGCCGCGACCCGAAGCCGGTCCCACCCCTCTCCTCGTCCTGGACGTCGTCGGCCTCACCCCTCGTCTCCTCGACCACATGCCCCGCCTCAAGGCCCTCGGCCAGTCCGGCTCCCGTGCCCCGCTCGGCACCGTCCTGCCCGCCGTCACCTGCGCCGCCCAGTCCACCTTCCTGACCGGCACGCTCCCCGCCGAGCACGGCATCGTCGGCAACGGCTGGTACTTCCGCGAACTCGGCGACGTCCTGCTGTGGCGCCAGCACAACGGCCTCGTCGCCGGCGACAAACTGTGGGACGCCGCCCGCCGCGCCCACCCCGGCTACACGGTCGCCAACATCTGCTGGTGGTACGCCATGGGCGCCGACACCGACCTCACCGTCACCCCCCGTCCGATCTACTACTCCGACGGCCGCAAGGAACCCGACTGCTACACCCGGCCCCCGGCCCTGCACGACGAACTCACCGCGGAACTCGGCACGTTCCCCCTGTTCCACTTCTGGGGGCCGGGCGCCGACCTGGTCTCCAGCCGCTGGATCATCGACGCGACCCGCCACATCATCCGCACCCGCCACCCCGACCTGGCCCTCTGCTACCTCCCTCACCTCGACTACGACCTGCAGCGCTTCGGCCCCGACGACCCGCGCTCCCTGAAGGCGGCCGCCGACCTCGACCGGGCCGTGGCGCCCCTGCTCGACGACGCCCGCGCGGAGGGCCGCACCGTCGTCGCCCTCTCCGAGTACGGCATCACCCGCGTGGACCGCCCCGTCGACATCAACCGCGCCCTGCGCCGCGCCGGCCTCCTCGACGTGCACACGCAGGACGGCATGGAGTATCTCGACCCGATGGCCTCACGGGCCTTCGCGGTCGCCGATCACCAGATCGCCCATGTCTATGTGCGCCGCCCCGAGGACCTGGAAGCCACCAGGGAAGCCCTCGCCGAACTGCCCGGCATCGACCGACTCCTGGACGACGAGGGAAAGAAGGCCCATCACCTCGACCATCCGCGCTCCGGCGAGTTCGTCGCCGTCGCGGAGCCGGACGCCTGGTTCACCTACTACTACTGGCTCGACGACGACCGCGCGCCCGACTTCGCGCGCACCGTCGAGATCCATCGCAAACCCGGCTACGACCCGGTCGAGCTGTTCATGGACCCGCTCGACCCGTATGTGAAGCTCAAGGCGGCCACGGCACTGGCCCGCAAGAAACTCGGTCTGCGCTACCGCATGGCGGTCGTGCCGCTGGATCCCTCGCCTATTCGCGGCAGCCACGGCCGCCTTCCCACGAGCGACGACGACGGTCCGCTCATCATCTGCTCCACCCCCCGAGCCGTCGGCGACCGCGTGGCGGCCACCGATGTGAAAGCACTCCTGCTGCGACTGGCCGGTCTCTCCTGA